In the Sandaracinus amylolyticus genome, TGCTCGCCGAGGAGCTCCCCGGCCATCGCCTCGCCGACGATGCGCTGATCAACGCGGCGCGCCTCTGCGAGGAGCGCGCCGACGCGGATGGCATGCGCGCGCGCCTCACGCGCATCGTGAACGACTTCGCGAGCGGCGACATGCGCGGCGAAGCGCGCTTCCTGCTCGCGTGGAACGCGCGTCGCGAGGGGCGTCTCGCCGATGCGCTCGCGCAGCTCGACGCGTCGCTCGCGGAAGGTCCGGGCGCGCACGAGGCGAGCGGCGAGAGCGCCGAGGACGTACGAGGTCGCGCCGCGTACTGGCGCGGTCGCGTCCTCGAGCAGCTCGATCGCGCGAGCGACGCGGCGGCGCAGTACGAGGCGCTCGCGCGCGCGCTGCCCCTCGCGTACTACGCGCAGCACGCGGTCGCGCGCCTCGCGACCCTCGACGAAGCGCGGGCGCGCGCGGTGATGCCCACGTCGAGCGCGTCGCTCCCGCCGCTCCGCTTCGCGCGTCGCGACGAGCTCGATCGACCGGCGTTCGCACGCGCGGTCGCGCTCCTGCGCGTCGGTGAGATCGCGTGGGCGGAGCGCGAGCTCGAGCAGGCGGGACTGCTCGCCGAGGACGCGACGCCCGACGCGCTGTGGCTCGCGGCGGCGCTGCTCGATCGCGCGGGCGCGCACAGCAAGGCGATGGAGCTCGCGCGTCGTCGCCTGCGCGCGCCGCTCATGGCCTCGATGCCCGAGGGCCGCGCGCTCGCGCTCTGGCGCATCGCGTATCCGCGCGCCTACCACCCGCTGATCGACGACGCCGCGCAGAACGAGGGCGTGCCCGCGTCGTTCGTGCGCGCGATCGCGCGCGAGGAGTCGAGCTTCCGGCCCGAGGCGGTCAGCGTCGCGCACGCGTACGGCCTCATGCAGATCATCCGGCCGACCGCGCAGCGGGTGGCGCGTCCGCTCGGACTCCCCAGCGATCCCGGCGCGCTGCGCACGCCCGAGGTCAACGTGCGCATCGGCGCGCGCTACGTGAGCGGGCTGCGTCGTCGCTACGATCCGCAGCACGCGCTCGTGCCCGCCGCGTACAACGCGGGCGAGGGCGCCGTCGATCGCTGGCTGCGCGAGCGCGGTGATCGCGCGCTCGACGAGTTCATCGAGGAGATCCCGTACGACGAGACGCGCCGCTACTCGCGACGCGTGCTGCAGACGTGGGGCATCTACGCGTGGCTCGACGAAGGTCGGCTGCCGAGCTGGCCTACGACGCTTCCCGCGCGCTGACGATCACGCGTCCGTCGTCGACCGCACGATCGAGCGCGACCCGCGTCGCATCGCGTGCCGCCTTCATCGCGCGCAGGCCTTCACCGAGGCGATACGGGCCGACGCGCGGCAGTGCGTCGATCACGAGCGCGGTGAGCCCGGTGCGTCGTGGCACCTCGAGCGCGGGATCGTTCTTCCGCCGCCACGGCGAGCGCGACGCGAGGTGATGGAAGAGCACGCGCTCGCCCTCGGGCACGCCGCGCAGCCCCGGTCGATCCGACACGCCTCCGTCGACGAGCCAGCGCCCCTCGACGCGCACCGGATGGAACATCAGCGGCACCGCGCACGACGCGTGGATCGCGGCCGCGAGATCCCCCGAGTCGATCACACGCGTGCGGTTCGACGCGACGTCGTGCGTCGAGATCGTGATCGGCACGCGCGCGCGGTCGAAGCGGCGCGCCGGCAACATCGACTCGAGCTTCGCGCGGAAGAGCGCGCCTCGGAGCAGCCCCGCGCCCACGCCGGGATCCCAGAAGTGCTCGCGCCGCAGCGCCTCGAGCTCGCGCCCGAGCGCCCCCGCATCGAGCCCCGAGGCCCACGCGCCCGCGACCAGCGCGCCCGCGCTCGAGCCGGCCGCGCGTGAAGGAACGAGGCCTTCGTCATCGAGGACCGAGAGCACGCCCGTGTGCGCGAAGAATCCGAAGAACCCCGACGACATCGCGAGCGCGAAGGGACCCTCTCCGAGCCACTCGCGCAGCGTCGGACGCGCGCGCGTCATCCTTCCTTGTCGAACGTCTCCTGCAGCTCGAGCAGGAGCTTCTTCGCCTTCGCGCTCAGCTTCTTCGGGACGTCGACCTGGACCACGCACACGAGGTCGCCGCGACCGCGTCCGTCGAGCCGCGGGATGCCCTGGCCGCGCACCTTCACGTGCTCGCCGGGCTGGATGCCCGCCGGCAGCTTGAGATCGGCCTCGCCCTCGAGCGTCGGCACCTTCAGCGCCGCGCCGAGCGCGGCCTGCGTGAACGACACGTGCAGCTCGTGCAGCAGCTCGTTCCCGTCGCGCACGAAGCGGGGATCCGGCTCGATCTGCACGGTCACGTAGAGATGGCCGGCAGGCCCGCCCTTGCGACCAGGCTGACCCTGCCCGGATAGACGGAGGCTCTGGCCCTCGTCGATGCCACCGGGGATTGCGACCTTCA is a window encoding:
- a CDS encoding patatin-like phospholipase family protein, which produces MTRARPTLREWLGEGPFALAMSSGFFGFFAHTGVLSVLDDEGLVPSRAAGSSAGALVAGAWASGLDAGALGRELEALRREHFWDPGVGAGLLRGALFRAKLESMLPARRFDRARVPITISTHDVASNRTRVIDSGDLAAAIHASCAVPLMFHPVRVEGRWLVDGGVSDRPGLRGVPEGERVLFHHLASRSPWRRKNDPALEVPRRTGLTALVIDALPRVGPYRLGEGLRAMKAARDATRVALDRAVDDGRVIVSAREAS
- a CDS encoding transglycosylase SLT domain-containing protein, yielding MFGAASRRTLLGALAALCVTCHSQVSPTPSHADPEPATTESAPSGFDADIARVDPTCALGVARARLDANDATEARRIALAASARDGEPDRDALVWIAARSAERASEVPRASEAWSSIDVARPLGGWARLAAARAAMESDPASAATSLAPLLELDFPGRDEARALEALARARSGAEDGEARLRAAIPDARNATRAELERALADMLSARDDVDARVEALSLLRGIDARGPGTRAGREALARADEVLASLPAERRRALASPSIDQQIARADALAAAMDHQGAEDAYAAIVPRLRDDRARRCDVRLAQGRSMYRRRARREASTLLVAVADECRDREDVRAWARYYAAKSYSGLQAYPEAIAQYDVLAEELPGHRLADDALINAARLCEERADADGMRARLTRIVNDFASGDMRGEARFLLAWNARREGRLADALAQLDASLAEGPGAHEASGESAEDVRGRAAYWRGRVLEQLDRASDAAAQYEALARALPLAYYAQHAVARLATLDEARARAVMPTSSASLPPLRFARRDELDRPAFARAVALLRVGEIAWAERELEQAGLLAEDATPDALWLAAALLDRAGAHSKAMELARRRLRAPLMASMPEGRALALWRIAYPRAYHPLIDDAAQNEGVPASFVRAIAREESSFRPEAVSVAHAYGLMQIIRPTAQRVARPLGLPSDPGALRTPEVNVRIGARYVSGLRRRYDPQHALVPAAYNAGEGAVDRWLRERGDRALDEFIEEIPYDETRRYSRRVLQTWGIYAWLDEGRLPSWPTTLPAR